Proteins encoded within one genomic window of Lynx canadensis isolate LIC74 chromosome B2, mLynCan4.pri.v2, whole genome shotgun sequence:
- the LOC115515030 gene encoding vomeronasal type-1 receptor 3-like yields MISSDRIFGIFFIFQTCIGFMGNSLLFTLYMYTFLILPHKKKPVDVILAHLTLANALTLIFRGVPNIMSSFGIKLEMSDTGCKTVLYIQRVTRSISLCTTALQSTFQAVTITPSDHKWAWLKKKISTFIQPSLICFWTINMAIYSVIILKTVASRNTTEGGIGYYTASCKSSAYDRQTSSIFLSTVFIRDLFFLSLMTCNSIYMVNILFRHHRKAQHIRSTIQSSQSSPENKATHVILILVSCFVFFYWTNTFFTVYLVYLAKKNYQLEKFSNFFSSCYPTICSFFLIKNENRISGIRVMKTRIRIFSS; encoded by the coding sequence ATGATTTCCAGTGACAGAATTTTTGGGatcttctttatctttcaaaCTTGTATTGGTTTCATGGGGAATTCTTtgttatttacattatatatgtacacTTTCTTAATTCTTCCTCATAAGAAGAAGCCTGTAGATGTGATTCTAGCCCACTTAACTTTGGCTAATGCCCTGACACTTATATTCAGAGGGGTTCCAAATATAATGTCATCCTTTGGAATTAAGCTGGAGATGAGTGATACTGGATGTAAAACAGTGCTCTATATTCAGAGAGTTACCAGGAGTATTTCTCTGTGCACAACCGCCCTTCAGAGTACCTTTCAGGCAGTGACTATCACTCCAAGTGATCATAAATGGGCCTGGCTCAAGAAGAAAATCTCTACATTCATTCAACCTTCTTTAATTTGCTTCTGGACGATCAACATGGCCATCTATTCCgtgatcattttaaaaactgtggccAGCAGGAATACCACTGAAGGTGGAATTGGGTATTATACTGCTTCTTGTAAAAGCAGTGCATATGATCGACAGACGTCATCAATATTTCTAAGTACTGTATTCATTCGagatttgttcttcctctccctgaTGACATGTAATAGTATCTACATGGTGAATATCCTTTTCAGACACCACAGAAAAGCTCAGCACATTCGCAGTACCATCCAGTCTTCACAAAGCTCTCCTGAAAACAAAGCTACCCACGTTATTCTCATATTGGTgagctgctttgttttcttttactggaCCAACAccttttttactgtttatttagtttatttagcTAAGAAAAACTATCAACTGGAGAAATTTAGTAACTTTTTTTCCTCATGTTACCCGAccatctgttctttctttctgattaaaaatgaaaatagaatttctgGAATACGTGTCATGAAAACAAGAATCAgaattttttcttcctaa